A genomic segment from Corylus avellana chromosome ca5, CavTom2PMs-1.0 encodes:
- the LOC132182670 gene encoding serine/threonine-protein kinase-like protein At3g51990, whose protein sequence is MGFLRGTCTSSREPPNSPDAPYSSSLPANRYCHYNDLKVKTILRKMIWELGLACVIPPRLRRSSSKKQSQADQHNDINNKNLEHNKAWLLAESGGCGAELTSADPQSVHSSFRFSFCSQVELESLNMNPSTAATVLMVNLDSGMTESRATALKWRRIESLERSISPVANTLIRFSYGEILSATRNFSKGRVLGRGALSCVFRGRVGLLRRAVAIKRLDKEDKESAKAFCRELMIASSLHNPNVVPLVGFCIDPEEGLFLVYKYVSGGSLERHLHGKKKGVKGGSSLPWSVRYKVAIGIAEAVAYLHNGTERCVVHRDIKPSNILLSSKKTPKLCDFGLATWTSAPSVPFLCKTVKGTFGYLAPEYFQHGKVSDKTDVYAFGVVLLELITGRKPIEARRPPGEENLVLWAKPLLQKGKGAIEELLDPQLKCTLRNSNQIARMIEAAAPCITNEESRRPSIEEIIAILRGEESPVFSKRKKPGFLGNGCVIDCYPQLQQTNSEMRSHLELAMLGVSEFEDDDHFFCR, encoded by the exons ATGGGTTTTCTCCGAGGCACTTGCACTAGCTCGAGGGAGCCACCTAATAGCCCAGATGCTCCATACTCTTCCTCTCTACCTGCAAATCGATACTGTCACTATAATGACCTCAAAGTAAAGACCATTTTGAGAAAGATGATTTGGGAACTTGGGTTGGCCTGTGTTATCCCACCTCGTCTCAGGCGAAGCTCTAGCAAGAAGCAGAGCCAAGCTGACCAACATAACGACATTAACAACAAGAATTTGGAACACAACAAGGCATGGTTGCTGGCAGAGTCTGGTGGGTGTGGCGCAGAGTTGACTAGTGCTGACCCACAATCGGTTCACTCATCTTTCAGGTTCAGTTTTTGCTCTCAGGTTGAGCTCGAGTCTCTGAACATGAATCCTTCGACTGCTGCTACAGTTTTGATGGTGAATTTGGATAGTGGAATGACCGAGTCTCGAGCAACAGCGCTTAAGTGGCGCAGAATTGAGTCATTAGAGAGGAGCATATCCCCAGTGGCCAATACTCTGATCAGATTCAGCTATGGTGAAATTCTTTCTGCTACCCGCAATTTCTCCAAAG GCAGAGTTTTGGGAAGAGGGGCTCTGAGCTGTGTTTTTAGGGGGAGAGTTGGGCTTTTGAGGAGGGCCGTGGCGATTAAACGGTTGGACAAGGAAGACAAGGAGTCTGCAAAGGCATTCTGTAGAGAATTGATGATTGCTAGCTCTCTTCACAACCCAAATGTTGTTCCTCTTGTGGGTTTTTGTATTGATCCAGAGGAGGGCCTTTTCTTGGTGTACAAGTATGTATCTGGTGGAAGCTTAGAGCGCCATTTGCATG GGAAGAAGAAAGGTGTAAAAGGAGGTTCTTCACTTCCATGGTCTGTGAGGTATAAGGTTGCCATAGGGATTGCAGAGGCGGTAGCATATCTACATAATGGAACTGAGAGATGTGTTGTTCATAGAGACATCAAGCCTTCTAACATTCTCCTTTCTTCAAAGAAGACACCGAAG TTATGCGATTTTGGATTAGCCACATGGACTTCTGCACCTTCAGTTCCCTTCCTTTGCAAAACTGTCAAAGGAACATTTGG TTATTTGGCTCCCGAGTATTTCCAGCACGGGAAAGTATCGGATAAAACCGATGTATATGCTTTTGGGGTGGTCTTACTGGAACTCATAACTGGCCGGAAACCAATAGAAGCAAGAAGGCCGCCGGGAGAAGAGAACTTGGTGCTATGG GCAAAACCCCTCTTGCAGAAAGGGAAAGGAGCCATTGAAGAGCTGCTTGATCCACAGCTCAAATGCACCTTGagaaattcaaatcaaatagCACGGATGATTGAAGCTGCAGCTCCCTGCATAACCAATGAAGAATCTCGGAGGCCAAGCATTGAAGAGATTATTGCAATATTGAGAGGTGAAGAATCACCTGTTTTCTCTAAAAGGAAGAAGCCTGGTTTTCTTGGAAATGGATGCGTCATTGATTGTTACCCCCAATTACAGCAAACAAATAGTGAGATGAGGAGTCACTTAGAATTGGCAATGCTAGGAGTTTCTGAGTTTGAGGATGACGATCACTTTTTCTGTCGATGA
- the LOC132182467 gene encoding probable fructokinase-6, chloroplastic produces MALHSSAFCFSSVALGHRNSARFYTQRTGRPAGFSCQPLPSVARLSLQGKAFSGDGVPETKESPLVVCFGEMLIDFVPTVNGISLAEAPAFKKAPGGAPANVAVGIARLGGSSAFIGKVGEDEFGYMLADILKENNVNNEGMRFDPGARTALAFVTLRSDGEREFMFYRNPSADMLLQEAELDFDLIRKAKIFHYGSISLITEPCKSTHIAAAKAAKDAGVVLSYDPNLRLPLWPSAESAREGIFSIWETADIIKISEEEISFLTKGEDPYDDAVVRQLFHPNLKLLLVTDGPDGCRYYTKDFGGRVKGLKVDAVDTTGAGDAFVAGILSQLAVDLSLLQKEDLLREALKFANACGALTVTERGAIPALPTRDAVLNAIFQSVT; encoded by the exons ATGGCTCTTCATTCAAGTGCTTTCTGCTTCAGCAGTGTGGCCTTGGGCCATCGTAATTCAGCGAGATTTTACACTCAACGGACTGGCCGACCGGCAGGTTTTTCTTGCCAGCCACTTCCTTCGGTTGCTCGGTTGAGCTTGCAAG GAAAAGCATTTTCTGGTGATGGAGTACCTGAAACAAAGGAATCCCCCCTAGTTGTTTGTTTTGGGGAAATGCTGATTGATTTTGTCCCTACTGTTAACGGGATTTCATTGGCTGAAGCACCTGCATTTAAAAAAGCTCCAGGAGGTGCACCTGCCAATGTTGCTGTTGGCATAGCTCGTCTTGGTGGCTCATCAGCTTTTATAGGGAAG GTTGGTGAAGATGAATTTGGCTACATGCTTGCTGATATATTAAAGGAGAATAATGTGAACAATGAAGGGATGCGTTTTGATCCTGGTGCACGAACTGCTTTAGCATTTGTTACTCTAAGGAGCGATGGGGAGCGTGAGTTCATGTTTTACCGTAACCCTAGTGCTGATATGTTGCTTCAAGAGGCTGAACTTGATTTCGACTTAATTAGGAAG GCAAAAATCTTCCATTATGGTTCTATTAGCCTCATCACTGAACCATGCAAATCAACCCACATTGCTGCAGCAAAAGCTGCAAAGGATGCTGGCGTGGTACTATCTTATGATCCCAACCTGAGGCTTCCATTGTGGCCTTCTGCCGAAAGTGCTAGAGAAGGAATTTTTAGCATATGGGAAACTGCAGATATTATCAAG ATAAGCGAAGAAGAGATTTCCTTTCTAACAAAAGGGGAGGATCCATATGACGACGCTGTTGTTCGACAATTATTTCATCCAAATCTTAAATTACTCCTTGTCACTGACGGCCCAGATGGTTGCAGGTACTACACCAAG GATTTCGGCGGGAGAGTCAAGGGCTTGAAGGTGGATGCTGTGGACACCACTGGTGCTGGGGATGCTTTTGTTGCTGGAATATTATCACAACTAGCTGTTGATCTCTCCTTGCTTCAG AAAGAGGATTTACTGAGAGAGGCTCTCAAGTTTGCTAATGCTTGTGGTGCATTGACTGTGACGGAGAGAGGTGCAATTCCGGCTTTGCCAACTAGAGATGCTGTGCTGAATGCCATCTTTCAGTCTGTAACATAG
- the LOC132182456 gene encoding calcium-binding protein CML24-like — protein sequence MASRSSNGTSMGPTSTDEVKKIFSKFDKNGDGKISCSELKDILHALGSMTSSEEVERIMSEIDKDGDGFISLDEFAEFHLGGSSSNDSQSYTRELRDAFDLYDLDKNGLISASELHAVLKRLGEKCTLVDCSKMISAVDADGDAHVNFEEFKNMMSRG from the coding sequence ATGGCTTCGAGAAGCTCGAACGGTACATCCATGGGCCCCACCTCCACGGACGAGGTCAAGAAGATCTTCAGCAAGTTCGACAAGAACGGAGACGGGAAGATCTCGTGCAGCGAGCTCAAGGACATTCTCCATGCGCTCGGGTCTATGACCTCGTCGGAAGAGGTCGAGCGCATAATGTCCGAGATCGACAAGGACGGCGACGGATTCATCAGCCTCGACGAGTTCGCAGAGTTCCACCTCGGTGGATCGTCGTCGAACGATTCGCAGAGTTATACCAGGGAGCTCCGCGACGCGTTCGACTTGTACGACCTTGACAAGAACGGGCTGATCTCTGCCAGCGAGCTCCATGCGGTGCTGAAGCGGCTGGGAGAGAAGTGCACGCTCGTGGACTGTTCCAAGATGATCAGTGCCGTCGACGCCGACGGCGACGCTCACGTGAATTTCGAGGAGTTCAAGAACATGATGAGCCGTGGTTAA